The Alteromonas macleodii ATCC 27126 genome segment TGAAGCCGTGATGCACGGTATGGTGATAAAGAGCGCTCAGCTATACATGCTATATAGCGGCCTTCTTGCCTTATATGCCATGTTGAGCACAGTGGAAGACGTTTATAACGCCTCAGCGCTTGCTAAACGCGCACCTATCACTGGCTTTATTCAAGTTACCAAATTGGCATTTGCTATTGTCACCATACTATTAAGTATCTCTTTAATTGTAGACAGAAGCCCGCTACTTATTGTGTCTGGCTTAACCGCCATTGCCGCTGTTTTACTATTGATATTCAGAGACACCATTCTGGGCTTTGTTGCCGGCATTCAAATAGCCGCTAACCGCATGTTTAATACGGGCGACTGGATTGCCATGCCTAAGTATGAAGTAGATGGTGAAATACTCGAGATAGGCCTTACCAACGTCAAAGTACAGAACTGGGATAAAACCATTTCTACGCTGCCGACTTACAGCCTTACTACAGAAGCAGTTAAGAACTGGCGCGGTATGCAAGAGTCTGGCGGACGCAGAATTAAGCGCGCCATTTATATTGATGTGCACTCTATTAAGCTTTGTGACAACGATATGCTAGAGCGCTTTTCGAAAATTCGCTATATCAACGAATATATCGATAAGAAGAAAAATGAGCTCCGCGCTTATCACCGAGATTACTCCATTGATGAGTCGGATCTGCTAAACAGCCGTCGCCTTACCAACATCGGCACTTTTAGAGCTTATTTAGAGGCATACTTGCGCAAGCACCCGGATATAAACCAAGAACTGACCCTAATGGTTAGGCAGCTACCGCCTAATGAGCTTGGTTTA includes the following:
- a CDS encoding mechanosensitive ion channel family protein; translated protein: MEVSASVRDNFIHIVNDIFPNLTTEDPLYNVIALSSILVVSAVIYIIARLLVRPQIASWVYKSNNLWDNALQQHGFFRRLMHLFPALFIYLTTPVLISDEAVMHGMVIKSAQLYMLYSGLLALYAMLSTVEDVYNASALAKRAPITGFIQVTKLAFAIVTILLSISLIVDRSPLLIVSGLTAIAAVLLLIFRDTILGFVAGIQIAANRMFNTGDWIAMPKYEVDGEILEIGLTNVKVQNWDKTISTLPTYSLTTEAVKNWRGMQESGGRRIKRAIYIDVHSIKLCDNDMLERFSKIRYINEYIDKKKNELRAYHRDYSIDESDLLNSRRLTNIGTFRAYLEAYLRKHPDINQELTLMVRQLPPNELGLPLEIYCFSAQKEWVRYEKVQADIFDHVMAMLDLFDLRAYQRDGHLSLLAHREQSAYRNSPESDNAPEDAQEKSEPNR